Proteins found in one Serinicoccus marinus DSM 15273 genomic segment:
- a CDS encoding DUF4956 domain-containing protein yields MNALILPAVDLLAIVLLTFAIYLPRHRRTELVPAFLGVNVGVLAVSMALTSSAAAVGLGLGLFGVLSIIRLRSSELSQREIAYYFAALTLGLLGGIGVTSLTVGTGLMALVVLALAIGDHPRVAGPQEELQQQLVVLDRAVTDPDELHDRLRALLGGEVVTARTVRLDLVNDSTQVEVGWRASGRTSPTVQAPAGASVTREAVTR; encoded by the coding sequence ATGAACGCCTTGATCCTGCCCGCCGTCGACCTGCTCGCGATCGTCCTGCTGACCTTCGCGATCTACCTCCCCCGGCACCGGCGCACCGAGCTGGTCCCGGCCTTTCTCGGGGTCAACGTGGGGGTGCTGGCCGTCAGCATGGCCCTCACCTCCTCGGCCGCGGCGGTCGGTCTGGGCCTCGGGCTCTTCGGCGTCCTGTCGATCATCCGGCTGCGCTCCAGCGAGCTCAGCCAGCGCGAGATCGCCTACTACTTCGCCGCGCTCACCCTGGGTCTGCTCGGTGGCATCGGGGTGACCAGCCTCACTGTCGGCACCGGCCTCATGGCGCTCGTCGTGCTCGCCCTCGCGATCGGCGACCACCCGCGGGTCGCCGGGCCGCAGGAGGAGCTGCAGCAGCAGCTGGTCGTGCTCGACCGGGCCGTCACCGACCCCGACGAGCTGCACGACCGGCTGCGGGCGCTGCTCGGCGGCGAGGTCGTCACCGCCCGCACGGTGCGCCTGGACCTGGTCAACGACAGCACGCAGGTCGAGGTCGGCTGGCGGGCGTCCGGCAGGACCTCGCCGACGGTGCAGGCCCCGGCCGGCGCCTCCGTGACCCGCGAGGCGGTCACCCGATGA
- a CDS encoding polyphosphate polymerase domain-containing protein has translation MSPLASLSPISLTDLVAESALLTRVDRKYLLTTAQVDAALTDLPAGTRVLEIEGLRRFDYASTYFDTEDRQSYRLAATARRRRWKVRTRSYLDTGTCWLEVKTRGPRGTTVKARQPHPVGMPSALTADAAGFVERTLRDQGVPLPRDGWDAAPALDTAYRRTTLALADGARATIDTALRWTSPDGTELAPDGVAIVETKGGSTPTSLDRALWAAGHRPVRISKFATGLALLDPTLPAHRWHRLLTTTGPLAA, from the coding sequence ATGAGCCCGCTCGCCAGCCTCTCCCCCATCTCGCTGACGGACCTGGTCGCCGAGTCGGCCCTGCTCACCCGGGTGGACCGCAAGTACCTCCTCACCACCGCCCAGGTCGACGCCGCCCTCACGGACCTGCCCGCCGGGACGCGCGTCCTGGAGATCGAGGGCCTGCGCCGGTTCGACTACGCCTCGACCTACTTCGACACCGAGGACCGACAGAGCTACCGCCTCGCCGCCACCGCGCGACGCCGTCGCTGGAAGGTCCGCACCCGCTCCTACCTCGACACCGGGACCTGCTGGCTCGAGGTCAAGACCCGCGGTCCGCGCGGCACCACGGTCAAGGCGCGCCAGCCCCACCCCGTCGGTATGCCGTCCGCCCTCACCGCGGACGCGGCCGGCTTCGTGGAGCGCACACTGCGCGACCAGGGGGTGCCGCTGCCCCGGGACGGGTGGGACGCGGCACCCGCGCTCGACACGGCATACCGCAGGACGACGCTTGCCCTCGCCGACGGCGCCCGAGCCACGATCGACACGGCGCTGCGCTGGACCTCGCCGGACGGCACCGAGCTGGCGCCCGACGGAGTCGCCATCGTCGAGACCAAGGGCGGGTCCACCCCGACCTCGCTGGACCGCGCGCTCTGGGCCGCCGGTCACCGGCCGGTGCGGATCAGCAAGTTCGCCACCGGCCTGGCCCTGCTCGACCCGACCCTGCCCGCGCACCGCTGGCACCGCCTGCTCACGACCACCGGCCCGTTGGCCGCCTGA
- a CDS encoding carbohydrate-binding domain-containing protein, with the protein MSTTRTRLRTTAASLAVAALIAGCGVQGSTGSTAAGSTVSTSTSDSEDSTEETSATAEESAAASEDGEAADDDTEEAIGSVGLTTHADGDEADYDAASAVSVELADDGGSSAGSGVEVSSTEEGTDLVTITEAGTYVLSGTLTDGQVVVDVPEEDDVTVVLDGVEITSSLGSALQISSAEDATVVLADGSDNALTDPETYAQTEASVDEETGEEVDAPNAALYSTADLTIAGTGVLTVESYGSDGITSKDGLVILSGEITVNAVDDGIRGKDFLSIQGGTLTVTANGDALKSDNTEDGTGIIAVSGDSTEITVAAGDDAVKAENVIDLVDGTLTVTQSLEGLESARIVVEGGTTEVTASDDALNAASDTVTPSVEISGGELTLTSDGDGLDSNGTVTMTGGTVVVNGPTMDGNGAVDVDGDFLLSGGTLTAVGSAGMMMAPSTDSEQASIATALSGSVAAGETLTVTDADGAVVAEVEVTKDTASLVLSTADLVAGETYTVTAGGTEIATATAGEYAQGGMGGGPRP; encoded by the coding sequence ATGAGCACCACCCGCACCCGCCTGCGCACCACCGCCGCCAGCCTCGCCGTCGCCGCCCTGATCGCCGGCTGCGGCGTCCAGGGGAGCACCGGCAGCACCGCCGCCGGCAGCACCGTCAGCACGAGCACCTCTGACAGCGAGGACTCGACCGAGGAGACGAGTGCCACGGCCGAGGAGAGCGCCGCGGCGTCCGAGGACGGCGAGGCCGCCGACGACGACACCGAGGAGGCGATCGGCAGCGTCGGCCTCACCACCCACGCCGACGGCGACGAGGCCGACTACGACGCGGCGAGCGCGGTGTCGGTCGAGCTGGCCGACGACGGCGGCAGCAGCGCCGGGAGCGGTGTCGAGGTCAGCAGCACCGAGGAGGGGACCGACCTGGTGACGATCACCGAGGCCGGCACCTACGTCCTCTCCGGGACCCTGACCGACGGCCAGGTCGTCGTCGACGTGCCCGAGGAGGACGACGTCACCGTCGTGCTCGACGGGGTCGAGATCACCAGCTCGCTCGGGTCGGCGCTGCAGATCAGCTCCGCCGAGGACGCGACCGTCGTGCTCGCGGACGGCTCGGACAACGCCCTGACCGACCCCGAGACGTATGCCCAGACCGAGGCAAGCGTCGACGAGGAGACCGGCGAGGAGGTGGACGCGCCCAACGCGGCGCTCTACTCCACCGCCGACCTCACCATCGCGGGCACCGGGGTGCTGACCGTCGAGAGCTACGGCAGCGACGGCATCACGAGCAAGGACGGCCTGGTGATCCTCTCGGGTGAGATCACCGTCAACGCCGTCGACGACGGGATCCGCGGCAAGGACTTCCTGTCGATCCAGGGCGGCACCCTCACGGTCACCGCCAACGGCGACGCGCTGAAGTCGGACAACACCGAGGACGGCACCGGCATCATCGCCGTCTCGGGTGACTCGACCGAGATCACCGTCGCGGCCGGCGACGACGCCGTGAAGGCCGAGAACGTCATCGACCTCGTCGACGGCACCCTGACCGTCACCCAGTCGCTCGAAGGACTCGAGTCGGCCCGGATCGTCGTCGAGGGCGGCACCACCGAGGTCACCGCGAGCGACGACGCGCTCAACGCCGCCTCCGACACGGTCACGCCGAGCGTGGAGATCAGTGGCGGCGAGCTCACCCTCACCTCGGACGGCGACGGTCTCGACTCCAACGGCACGGTCACGATGACCGGCGGCACGGTCGTGGTCAACGGACCCACGATGGACGGCAACGGCGCCGTGGACGTCGACGGTGACTTCCTCCTCTCCGGCGGCACCCTCACCGCGGTGGGCAGCGCCGGGATGATGATGGCACCGTCCACCGACAGCGAGCAGGCCTCGATCGCCACCGCTCTGTCCGGCTCGGTCGCGGCCGGCGAGACGCTCACCGTGACGGACGCCGACGGCGCCGTCGTCGCCGAGGTCGAGGTGACCAAGGACACCGCCTCGCTCGTCCTGTCCACCGCCGACCTGGTGGCCGGAGAGACGTATACCGTCACCGCCGGCGGCACGGAGATCGCCACGGCGACGGCCGGGGAGTATGCCCAGGGCGGCATGGGTGGTGGGCCGCGCCCCTGA
- a CDS encoding sensor histidine kinase yields MTGTAPEVRRTLAQQHWRRAGQAANVLAVLTAGLLDLVTAGVLSGPLRTFGGMEISGLAMAPPVLVMVALLFVRRRYPLPVLLATTGISIAAMLVFTTAQPLFCVLVALHAASRRGSLRRSLLALGIALTTVPMVVLAVHRSYDDPAPLDWIFPGVFFTVVVMTAWGVATRDRLSHERNRDLHGAIDVRAEEAAHAERQRIARELHDIVAHSVSAMMMQAAGARAMSQSVAKDAPDDARFDTVQRALGTIESTGAQSMRELHRLLGALREDQIHGHLPSSLDLDHAPSAQPGLDDIDALVEVPRSSGLIVEVHRSGHARTVDPSVGAAAYRVVQESLTNALKHAGRGALVDVYLAWQDTELQVQVRSRASHGMRPGTPNGGTGLRGLRERVGLVGGSFEAGWSGEEFINTAVLPVRPPTSGGPAERPAPGTAGWE; encoded by the coding sequence GTGACCGGCACTGCTCCTGAGGTACGACGGACCCTGGCGCAGCAGCACTGGCGACGAGCAGGTCAGGCGGCGAACGTCCTGGCCGTGCTGACGGCCGGGCTGCTCGACCTCGTGACCGCCGGAGTGCTGTCCGGTCCGCTGCGCACCTTCGGCGGCATGGAGATCTCGGGTCTGGCCATGGCGCCTCCCGTGCTCGTCATGGTCGCTCTCCTCTTCGTCAGGAGGCGCTATCCGCTGCCGGTCCTGCTGGCGACCACCGGCATCTCGATCGCCGCCATGCTGGTCTTCACCACGGCGCAACCGCTCTTCTGCGTCCTGGTCGCCCTGCACGCAGCGTCGCGACGGGGCAGCCTGCGCCGTTCACTGCTCGCCCTCGGGATCGCCCTGACCACGGTTCCCATGGTGGTGCTCGCGGTGCACAGGTCCTACGACGACCCCGCGCCGCTCGACTGGATCTTCCCCGGCGTGTTCTTCACCGTCGTCGTGATGACCGCTTGGGGGGTCGCGACCCGCGACCGACTCTCGCACGAGCGCAACCGGGACCTGCACGGCGCGATCGACGTCCGCGCCGAGGAAGCTGCGCACGCCGAGCGGCAACGCATCGCCCGCGAGCTGCACGACATCGTCGCCCACTCGGTCAGCGCCATGATGATGCAGGCCGCCGGCGCCCGCGCCATGAGCCAGTCCGTCGCGAAGGACGCACCGGACGACGCACGGTTCGACACGGTCCAGCGCGCCCTCGGCACGATCGAGTCGACCGGGGCGCAGAGCATGCGCGAGCTGCACCGGCTCCTCGGCGCGCTGCGCGAGGACCAGATCCACGGCCACCTGCCCAGCAGCCTCGACCTCGACCACGCCCCCAGCGCCCAGCCCGGGCTGGACGACATCGACGCCCTGGTGGAGGTGCCGCGCAGCAGCGGCCTCATCGTCGAGGTCCACCGCTCGGGGCACGCGCGGACGGTCGACCCGTCGGTGGGCGCGGCGGCATACCGGGTGGTGCAGGAGTCGCTCACCAACGCGCTCAAGCACGCCGGGCGCGGTGCGCTCGTGGACGTCTACCTCGCGTGGCAGGACACCGAGCTGCAGGTGCAGGTCCGCTCCCGCGCCAGCCACGGGATGCGTCCGGGGACTCCCAACGGCGGCACCGGGCTCCGCGGGCTGCGCGAGCGGGTGGGGCTCGTCGGCGGGAGTTTTGAGGCCGGGTGGTCCGGTGAGGAGTTCATCAACACCGCCGTCCTGCCGGTGCGGCCGCCCACGAGCGGAGGCCCGGCCGAGCGGCCGGCACCCGGCACGGCGGGGTGGGAGTGA
- a CDS encoding response regulator transcription factor: MIADDQQEVREGLEMLLGVHGDIEVVGLAADGDEAVALTEQTSPDVVVMDIRMPGTDGIEATRRIVQECPEQGAVTTVLMLTTFDHDDALYGALRAGASGYMLKDAAPSRLPDAIRQVAAGESWIDPSVAGKVIETLRDTAPRDAQGLPDLDLLSPRELEVLKLMGDAPSNTDLARQLYVSEATIKTHISRLLMKTGSSERAQLVALAYKTGLVQP, from the coding sequence GTGATCGCCGACGACCAGCAGGAGGTCCGCGAGGGCCTGGAGATGCTGCTGGGCGTGCACGGCGACATCGAGGTGGTCGGCCTCGCCGCGGACGGCGACGAGGCGGTCGCGCTGACCGAGCAGACCTCGCCCGACGTCGTCGTCATGGACATCCGGATGCCGGGGACGGACGGCATCGAGGCCACCCGCCGGATCGTGCAGGAGTGTCCGGAGCAGGGGGCCGTCACGACTGTCCTCATGCTCACGACCTTCGACCACGACGACGCGCTCTACGGCGCGCTGCGGGCCGGGGCGTCGGGCTACATGCTCAAGGACGCCGCCCCCAGCCGGCTGCCCGACGCGATCCGGCAGGTTGCCGCGGGCGAGTCCTGGATCGACCCGAGCGTGGCGGGCAAGGTCATCGAGACCCTGCGCGACACGGCGCCGCGGGACGCCCAGGGGCTGCCGGACCTCGACCTGCTCTCCCCGCGCGAGCTCGAGGTGCTGAAGCTCATGGGCGACGCGCCCTCCAACACCGACCTCGCCCGGCAGCTCTACGTCTCCGAGGCGACGATCAAGACCCACATCTCCCGTTTGCTCATGAAGACCGGCAGCTCCGAGCGCGCCCAGCTCGTCGCCCTGGCCTACAAGACCGGTCTCGTCCAGCCCTGA